A section of the Schistosoma haematobium chromosome ZW, whole genome shotgun sequence genome encodes:
- a CDS encoding hypothetical protein (EggNog:ENOG410IPY2~COG:S) — translation MDVTPRTIEEARMSTRQINSGKAAGPDDIPAEALKSDLEATANMRHILFRRIWEEEHVPTDWKEGYFIKIPKRGDPSKCENYKGITLMSVPGNPMKDTRLRDQQTRFRKNRLCTDQIVTLWIIVEQSTGWNSSLYTNFLDYEAFDNVDM, via the coding sequence ATGGATGTCACTCCACGAACGATCGAAGAAGCCAGGATGTCCACCAGACAAATCaacagtgggaaagcagcaggacctgatgATATACCAGcggaagcactgaagtcagacttAGAAGCAACTGCGAACATGCGCCACATTCTATTTAGGAGGATTTGGGAAGAGGAACATgtgccgacagactggaaagaaggatacttcatcaaaataccaaagagaGGAGATCCGAGCAAGTGTGAGAATTACAAAGGCATCACATtaatgtcagtaccaggaaaccCGATGAAAGACACCcgacttcgagatcaacagaccagATTCCGTAAGAATCGGTTGTGCACAGATCAAATCgtgacactatggatcatcgttgaacaatcaactggatggaattcgtcactatatACCAACTTCCTCGATTATGAGGCGTTTGACAATGTGGATATGTAG